ACCGGCCGCCACCACGACGAGCACCGCGGTGCCGAAGAGCAGGAACAGGGGCTTGCCCGTGGGGGCGTAGATGCTGAGGACGCCGTTCACCAACGCACCGAGACCCACGCTGTCGTACACCGGCAGTGACAGCTGGTAGACCGCAGCCGGCTTCACGACCAGGAGGTAGGACAGCAGGAACACGGCGAGGTACCCGCCGCCCAGCAGGACCAGGGGCAGGCGGGCTCGCACCAGCGCCGGGCGGTCGGCCACCCACGAGATGAGCACCGCGGTGGCGCCCACCGACGCGGTCGCGATCACCGCCGTGTTCGAGAAGGGCAGCGCCAGCACCGACACCGCGAAGAACCAGCCGAGTGCTCGCGTCGAGAAGCGCTCGCGCACCAGCGTCACGCCCGTGGCCAGGATGAGCGCGCCCGCGGCGTACTCGAACGCGTAGTGCTTGAACATTCCCGCTTCCCAGACCACCCACATCGCCAGGCCCCCGGCGAGCACCGCACACAGTCGCCCGAGTGCGGTCTCGATCATGCGGGCCGCCCGGCGCAGGGCGAGGATGCCCACCACGAAGGCGATCAGGCTGGGCAGCCGCAGGACGATCTCGTTCAGCCCGAACGCGTCGACGAGCAGCTTGTCCAGCACGTACACGCCGTACGGCATGGTCTGCTCGAACAAGGCCATCGGCTGCCCCGGGGCCAGCCAGCCCTGCCCGGCCACGGCCTGGTAGACCATCGCCTCGTCGAACCAGAAGTTGCGGTTGGTGACCTCGATGGTCACCACCAGGAGCACGACGAAGGCGCCGAGGCCGATGTCCGTCCAGCGCTCCCACCGCCGCCGCGTCGGCGGTTCCTGCGGTCGACGAGCGCGGTTGAGCATGGCGCGATCCTAGGCGATGGCCGGTGGTCGCCGGACCGCAATCGGCAGACGCAAGAGGCCCCGACCCCGTGCGGGATCAGGGCCTCCTACTCGTGCGATCAGTCCAGGTAGTCGCGCAGCACCTGGCTGCGGCTGGGGTGGCGCAGCTTGCTCATCGTCTTGGACTCGATCTGGCGGATCCGCTCACGCGTGACGCCGTAGACCTTGCCGATCTCGTCCAGCGTCTTCGGCTGACCGTCGGTGAGCCCGAAACGCATGGACACCACGCCGGCCTCGCGCTCGGACAGGGTGTCCAGCACGGAGTGCAGCTGCTCCTGGAGCAGGGTGAAGCTCACCGCGTCCGCCGGCACGACCGCCTCGGAGTCCTCGATCAGGTCACCGAACTCGCTGTCGCCGTCCTCGCCCAGCGGGGTGTGCAGCGAGATGGGCTCGCGGCCGTACTTCTGCACCTCGACGACCTTCTCGGGGGTCATGTCGAGCTCCTTGGCGAGCTCCTCCGGAGTGGGCTCGCGGCCCAGGTCCTGAAGCATCTGCCGCTGCACGCGGGCGAGCTTGTTGATGACCTCGACCATGTGCACCGGGATCCGGATGGTGCGCGCCTGGTCCGCCATGGCCCGGGTGATCGCCTGCCGGATCCACCAGGTGGCGTACGTCGAGAACTTGTAGCCCTTGGTGTAGTCGAACTTCTCGACCGCGCGGATCAGACCCAGGTTGCCCTCCTGGATGAGGTCCAGGAAGAGCATGCCGCGGCCGGTGTAGCGCTTGGCGAGCGAGACGACCAGTCGCAGGTTGGCCTCGAGCAGGTGGTTCTTGGCCTTCTTGCCGTCCTGGGCGATCCACCACAGCTCGCGCTTGAACTTCGGCTCGATCTTGGCGCCGGAGTTCAGCCGCTCCTCGGCGAACAGGCCGGCCTCGATGCGCTTGGCGAGCTCGACCTCCTGCTCGGCGTTCAGCAGGGCGACCTTGCCGATCTGCTTGAGGTAGTCCTTGACCGGGTCGGCGGTGGCGCCGGCGGTCGCGACCTGCTGGGCGGGCGCGTCGTCGTCGTCGTCCGTGATGACGAAGCCGGTCTCCTCGACGTCCTCGGCCGCCTCGCCCTCAGCTGGCTCGGCCGGTGTCTCGCCGTCTTCGGCCGCGGGAGCTGCCTCGTCGCCGGCGGCCGGCGCGGCGGCAGCCTGCTTCGCCGCGGTCTTCTTGGCCGGAGCGGCCTTCTTCGCCGTGGCCGCCTTGGTCGCGGGGCGCGCAGCGGCACTCGTCGCTGCCTCGGCTGCGTCGGGCGTCGCCTTCTTGGCGGCCGCCTTCTTCGCCGGAGCAGCCGCGGACTTGGCCGCAGGCTTCGCAGCCTCCGTCGACTTGGCGGCGGCCTTCTTCGCGGGGGCCTTCGTCGTGGCGGATGCCGAGGTGGAAGCACGCTTGGTCGCCGTGGCGGCGACTGCACGACTGGGTGCAGCCTCCAGGTGCACCGCGACGCCCTGCTCGTCGAGCGTGCGCAGCACGGCCTTCATCCTCTTCAGTGGGAGGTCAGCCTCCTCCAGCGCGTGCTTGACGGAACCGGCGTCCACGAAACCGTTGGTACGGCCGAGGCGCAGGAGGTCCTGCAGAGCGGGATGGGTGAACTCGGCCGGAAGTGACTCGGCAGAGCTGGACCGGGCGGTCGGAACCGACGACACGGACAACCTTTCGTCGCGGATGATCGGGTGGGCGCGGGGGTGGTTCAGTGGAAACGGCGGACGGGCAATCCAACCGGTAACCCGCACAACGCGTGGAACCGGCCAATAATGCCCGGGCCGCGAGATTGACTCCCCCGGCCGGACTCAACAGCCCATTGTGTCATGCGTTCCCGCAGACGGGCGGTACCGGTTCACGGACGGCGGTGCGTCGTGGTGCTGGGAGCACCCAGCGTCACGCATCCGCCTTGACGGCGAGCACGGGGCACGGCGCATCCAGCAGGATGCGCTGCGCGTTGGATCCCAGGATGAGCTTGCCCACCGGGGTCCGCCGCCGCAGGCCGATCACGATGAAGTCGGCGCCGATCTCCGTCGCCACCGCGATCAGGTCCTCGGCGGGCTCGAGGCCGCGCACCAGCTGGCGGACCTCGTGGTCGATGCCGGCCTCGGCCAACTCACGCTGCACGGCCGCCAGCTCGGCCTCGTACCGCACCGCGTCGTCCGAGGCGAGGTCCTTGCCCCCACGGTTCGAATTGATCACCACCAACCGGGTGGACCGCAGCTTCGCTTCCTCCGCCGCCCGCCGCAGAGCGGCCTTACCCTCGTTGGTCGGGACGAAGCCCACCACGATCGCCATCGATCCTCCTCGCTGCACACCGCCCGCGCGCCCGTCGGACGGGGACGACCGTACCGGAACTGACCGCGCTGCGACGATCCGTAGGCTGGGCACGAGCTCGCCCCCGCGCCGACGCCCCTGGATGAGGTTCACCATGGCAGTGCAGCCCACGACCGGACCCACCCTGGGCCTCGAGGAGGAGCTGCACGTCTGCGACCTCGCGAGCGGTGACCTGCGCAGCAGCGCCGACGACCTGCTGGCGGCGCTGTCCACCCCCGCGACCACTGCGGGCCTGACCGCGGCCGGCACCGTCGTCGCCGAGCTGCCGCTGTCCCAGATCGAGACCGTCACCGGCGTCGGGAGCAGCATCGAGGACCTGCTCGGGCGAGCACTGACGCTGCGAGCCGCCGCCGCCGGGGCGGCCACCGAGCTCGGGCTCGGTCTGCTGGCCAGTGGCTCTCCCCCGCTCGGTCGGGCGGCCGACCAGCGCGTCTCGCCCGACTCCCGGTACGACGCGCTGCGCGAGCGAGCGGCGGCGCTGGTGGACCAGCAGCTCATCGCCGGCATGCACCTGCACGTCGGGGTCGGCGACCCCACGTCCACGGCGGTGGACGACGAGGCGCGGGTGGCCGTGGTCGAGGCGCTGCGCCCGTGGCTGCCGGCCCTGCTCGCCCTGACGGCCAACTCGCCGTACTGGTTGGGCACGGACACGGGCTTCGCGTCCTACCGCCAGGTTCACTGGCAGCGTTGGCCGGTCGCGGGCCCGCCGCCCTCGGCCCAGGACGCGGCGCAGTGGCACCGCTCGGTCGCCGCCCTGGTCGACGCCGGCGTCGTGGACGACGCCAGCTTCGTCTACTGGGACGTCCGGCTGGCCACCCGCTTCCCGACCGTCGAGGTCCGGGTCGCCGATGTGGTTCCGACCCTGGACGACGCCGCCGGTTTCGTGGCGATCGTGCGTGGCCTGGCGGCCGGGGCTCTGGCGGAGCACGAAGCCGGACGCCGGGCGCCGGGCGTGCGACTGTCGGCGCTGCGAGCCGCTACCTGGCGCGCCGCCCGGTACGGGTTGGCCGGTCAGCTGGTGGACCCGGCGACCGGCACCCTGGCACCGGCCGTCGACGTGCTGCGCTCGATGCTGCGGCACGCCGCACCCGGGCTCGAGATCGCGGGCGACGGCGACCTGGCGCGCGACGGGCTGGCCCGGGTGTTCCGGGACGGCAACGGCGCCGACCGGCAACGGCGGGCGTTCGAGCGGTTCGGGTGGGAGGGCGTGCTGGACGTCGTGCGCGTCGACCCCGACGCCAGCACCCCGACGGTGACCAGTGGGGACGGCAACGGCTGGGTCGCCTGCACGTGCGGTCAGCAGCACTGGGGCCTGCACGGCGCGGCGGGGCTGCTGCTCACCCGGCCTGGGGCGGCCGGTCCCGAGGTGCTGCTGCAGCTGCGCGCCGCCTGGACCCACCAGGGCGGTACCTGGGGCCTGCCCGGTGGTGCCCGGGACAGCCACGAGACGACCGGCGAGGCCGCCCGCCGCGAGGCCTGGGAGGAGGCGGGCGTCGAGCCCGGTGCCGTGACCGTCCTCGGCGAGGACCAGGACGACCACGGACCGTGGTCCTACACCTACGTCCTGGCGCGGGCCGACGACGGCGTCGCCGCCTCCCCCACCAACCGCGAGTCCGACGCGGTCGAGTGGGTACCCGTGCCCCAGGTCGACGCGCGGGAGCTGCACCCGGCCTTCGCCGCGGCGTGGCCGCGGCTGCGCACCCGGCTGGTCGCGCTCGCCGAGGTCAGGGAGCGCTGACCCGCGCGGAGGCCAGGCTGCGCCGGACGACCTCGCCCACCTGCGAGGTCTCGATGAGGAAGCCGTCGTGCCCGTACGGCGAGCTGACCGTGAGCAGGGGCCGTGCGGTCGGGACCGCCGCCACGATCTCCTCCGACAGCCGCGGTGGGTACAGCCGGTCGCTGTCCACGGACGCTACGTACAGGTCGCAGGTGACCCGGCCCAGCGCCTGCTGGACCCCACTACGGCCTCGCCCGACATCGTGCGAGTTCATCGCCTCGGTCAGCACCACGTAGGAACCGGCGTCGAACCGCCGGTGCAGCTTGTCCGCGTGGTGGTCCAGGTAGCTCTCGACCGCGTACCGCCCGCTCCCCCCGATCGGCTGCTCGTCGCCCTGCGCCGAACGCCCGAACCGTTCCGCGAGCTCGAGCTCGCTGCGGTAGGTCACGTGCGCGATGCGGCGGGCGATACCGAGACCCGCGACCGGGCCGGGCCCGTCCAGCTCGTGGTAGTCGCCGCCGGCCCACTGCGCATCCGCCCGGATGGCCAGCAGCTGCGGCTCGCACCAGGCGATCTGCTCCGCGGTGGCGTACGCGGTCGAGGCCAGCACCACGGCCGAGCGGAGCCGGTCGGGGTAGGTGACCGCCCACTCGAGGACCCGCATGCCACCCATGGACCCGCCGATGACCGAGGCCCAGCTGTCGATGCCGAGCCGGTCGGCCAGCCGAGCCTCCGCGGCCACCTGGTCCCGGACGGTGAGGAAGGGGAAGCGCGAGCCCCATGCCCGGCCGTCCGGAGCGGGCGAGGCCGGTCCCGTCGTCCCCTGGCACCCACCGAGCACGTTGGGTGCCACGACGAACCACTGGTCGGTGTCCAGCGCTCTACCCGGCCCGACGAGCGCGTCCCACCAGCCGGCCGTGGGGTGCCCCGACGTGGCCGGACCCGAGACGTGGCTGTCGCCGGTCAGCGCGTGCAGCACCAGCACGGCGTTGTCCCGCGCTGCGTTGAGCGTGCCCCACGTCTCGTAGGCGACGGTCACGTCCGGCAGGGCACCGCGTGCCTCCAGCGTCAGCGTCCCCACATCGGCGAAGTGCCGGCGTCCGACGGGGTCCCCCGCCGACCAGGCGCCCCCCGCCGCCATCAGGCCTCCTTGGCCGCGCGGAAGCCCGCCTCCAGGTCGGCCAGGATGTCGTCGATGTGCTCGATGCCGACTGCGAGCCGGACCAGCCCGGGCGTCACGCCGCTGGACAGCTGCTCCTCCGCGGACAGCTGGCTGTGCGTGGTGGATGCCGGGTGGATGACCAGGCTCCGCACGTCGCCGATGTTGGCCACGTGGCTGTGCAGCTCGAGCGCCTCGACGAATCGCTGCCCCGCCTCGGAGCCACCCTTGATCTCGAACGCCAGCACGGCGCCCGGACCCTTGGGCGCGTACTTGAGTGCGCGCTCGTGCCAGGGGCTGCTCTCCAGCCCGGCGTACGCCACGCTCTCGACCTCGTCGCGGCCCTCGAGCCACTGCGCCACCGCCTGGGCGTTCTGCACGTGCCGCTCGATGCGCAGGCTCAGCGTCTCGATGCCCTGCGCGATGAGGAAGGCGTTGAACGGCGAGGCTGCCGGCCCCAGGTCGCGCAGCAGCTGCACCCGGGCCTTGAGGATGAACGCGAGGTTCGCGCCGAGGGCGCTGCCCACGCCGAGGTCGCGTCCGTAGACCAGGCCGTGGTAGCTCGGGTCGGGCTGGTTGTAGTTCGGGAACTTGTCCGGGTCCTGGGCGAAGTCGAACTTCCCACCGTCGACGATGACGCCCGCGATGGACGTCCCGTGACCGCCGAGGTACTTGGTCGCCGAGTGCACCACGATGTCGGCGCCCCACTCGAGCGGACGGATCAGGTACGGCGTGGCCACCGTGTTGTCGACCACCAGCGGGACGCCGTGCGCATGCGCCACTCCGGCGACGCCCTCGATGTCGAGCACGTCGGACTTGGGGTTGGCGATGGTCTCGGCGAAGAAGGCCTTGGTGTTCGGCTGGACGGCCGCCTCCCACGAGGCCAGGTCGTCGGGGTCGTCCACGAAGGTGGTCTGGATGCCCAGCTTGGGGAACGTGTAGTGCAGCAGGTTGTAGGTGCCGCCATACAGGCTGGGGCTGGCCACGATGTGGTCGCCGGCCTCGGCGAGGTTGAGCAGCGCGAGGGTCTCGGCGGACTGGCCGCTAGCAACCAGCAGAGCGCCGACACCGCCCTCGAGACTGGCCACCCGCTGCTCGACCGCGTCGGTGGTCGGGTTCATCAGCCGCGTGTAGATGTTGCCGAACTCCTTGAGGGCGAACAGGTTCGCCGCGTGCGCCGTGTCGTTGAACACGTACGACGTGGTCTGGTAGATCGGCAGCGCGCGGGCGCCGGTGGTCGCGTCGGCGGTCTGGCCGGCGTGGATCTGACGGGTCTCGAAGGACCAACCGTCGTTCATGGGGACTCCTGACGAGGAATGTGGCTGCGCTGCAGCCGGGGCTGGGCAGGGAGAGGCACCGGCACGGCCGGTGGGCGAACGGGGACGACGGCGGTCGTCAGAAGGGCATTCGACAGGTCATTCGAGGGCTCCAAGCTCCTGGGGCCCGCTCGAAGACGGACCCGCGCTTGCCGGTCGCAGGTGCAGACCGGCCAGGTCATCACCCGGGGCACCCCACCGCGGTTGGAGGGTTGCCGGCCAGCAAGCCGGGGCTACGCGCTGGCACTCATGACCTCTGACGAGATTACCAACGCGCCGCCAGGCCGTCCACGGACCGGTCGGCTGTCTCAGCTGTCGAGACTGGGCCTGATACCGGCCCGCAGCAGACCCTCGACCAGCACGGCCATCCGGTAGCCGGGGTCGAGGTCGAGGGCGCGCTCCACCGCCAGGTTGGCCAGGGCGCCCTCGCCGTCGTGCCAGCACTGCAGCGCGAACAGGGTCAGCGGGCAGACCGCCCAGTCGCCGTCGCAGCGCCGGCTCAGGTCGGCCAGCAGCGCGGTGACCGCCTCGTGCTCGGCAGCCTCAACCGTCGGACCATCCTGACCAGCACGAGCGGCGCCGGACGGACGTCGCAGCCAGCCCACCCAGCGCATCGCGACCGCGTCCCGGATCGGGACGTCGGCGAGCCCGGCCAGCAGGAGCGCCGCCTGGGCGTCGCTGGTTTCGACACGACCCGCCCTGGCTCGTTCGGCGACGAGCCCGGCGAACAGCGCCTCGACCCGTCGGCTGTGCTGGAGGTAGTCCCCCGAGCGCATCGCCTCGTGCTGCTGGTGCGCAAGCCGCCCGGTGCGACGCACGACGGCGGGGGCCGCGGCACTGATGCGCGCCCGCAGGTCTTCCCGTCCCGGCACCGGCGCCCGACCGCTGGCCACCAGGGCCGTCGCGGCAACGCTGGTCCGGCCGTGATCCAGCGGCGTCCCCTCGTCCGGGCAGCACCGGCTCTCGTGGCACGAGTACGACCAGAAGCGGTCCGCCGAGACGTAGGTCGCTTCCTTCAGCCCGATCCCGAGCTCGGCCAGCTCGCCCTGCAGCGCGTCGACGAGCTTCTGCCACGGGCGTGCGTCACGGCGCCACCGGGCGTCGTCGTACACGAGCAGCGCCACCTGGCTGGGCCGTTCCCGGGAGACGAAGGTGAGCAGGTCCGCCGCCCAGGGCCCCAGGATCGACGGCTCGTCCGGCAGGTCGACCCTCGCGGCCATGCCGCAACGCAGCTTCGGCCCGTTCAGGGCGAGCAGCACCAGGCTGCGGCTCGGGGTGAACCCCAGGAGGTACGGCACGGTTCCGACGAGATCGGCTGGCCCGGTGACCCGGACGACGGTTTCAGGAGCGGCGGGCGGAGTTGAGGTGGTCATGTCGACCAGCGTCTGGTCTCACGAGCCGGCCGGACAGGGCCTGGACCGGATCTGTGGACAGTGGGACTAACGCCCGATCTTGTGGATGAGGGGGCTGTGCAGCACGGCCCCCTTCACGGTTCGGTCAGCCGCGAACGACCTTCCCAGCCACCACGGGCCCCGGCTTCGGCGCGCCCTCGCTCTCCCAGCGCAGGAAGGCCGCGGCGTCCATCAGCAGGCGTCCGGCCAGCCACGAGGCCACCACCGCGTCGTCCACGATCCCCAGCAGCGGGAGGAAGTCCGGTAGCAGGTCGATGGGCGACACGATGTAGAGCACGGCGACCGCGAGCAGGCCGATCTCGCCGCGCGAGGCGCCTGGGTAGCGGCCGACCAGCGTCGCTACCACCAGACGCGGCACGGCCCGCAGGGACTCCCAGACCCCCGGGGCACCGGGACGGGACGCCCCGCGCAGGGCCTGCCACAGCGCGACGTAAGCCGCGGTCCTGCCTTTGCCGGCCATGAGGCCCTCCCTGATCGACGGTTCTCCTGGTCAGACGTTACGGCGGCGCCCCAGGTTCCGCAGATCTCCCAGGTGTCGCGAACGGCGGTCGACTCAGCGGGCCAGGGCGGCCTGGGCGTGCGGGAACTCGCGACGGGCCTGGTCGGCGATCCGGCGCAGCAGGAAGACGTCGAAGCCGGCCCCGAGGAAACCACCGACAAGGGGGACGCCGCGCCCCAGTCGCGGGGCGGCGCTCTGGCCCACGCGGGCGATCAGCCGGAACCCGATGCCCTTGTTCAGCACCATGAGCGCCGGGCCGGGCAGCCGGCTCGTCGCGAGCCCCGCCAGCCGACCGGAGTGCTGCACGCCCGCACCCTTCAGGAGGTCGTCGGCGTCCGCGCCGACCAGCGTCAACATCACCGCGGCCCGGACGCCCCGCTGGTGCAGGTCGTACCCACGCAGGCTGGCGATCGAGGCGACCATGCGGGTGGCGATCGCGTAGAACTCCAGCACGTTGGCCGGCAGCGCCAGCGGCAGCGTGAAGAACCCCCCGAGCCCGGTGACGAAGCCGCCCGCAGCGGCAGCGCGGACGTGGCTACGGACAATCGCATCGATGGCCCGCTCGGCATCGCCCTGACCACTGAGCGCGCTGTCCGCGACGGTCTGGGCGGAGTCGAACGGCCCTCGACCGTCGATCCCCACGTCGATCAGCCGGTCAACGATGACGGTCGCGTGGGCCGCGAAGCCCTTCACGTCCTCTTCGGTCCGAACTTCCTGCGTCACGTTCGTCCTCCTTCGACCGCGCGGCACCGCGCGTCCCCCGATGATGCCGTGCCACGTGGCGTCCCGCAGCGCGCAGCTCGCTTCCGCCGTCCAGTCCGCTTTCCGCCACGTGGGCCGCTCAGGCGGGGTCCAGGAGCGGGCTGAGTGGCGGAAAGCGGACTGAGCGGCGGAAGCGTGGGGTTGCCGTGGGGGTGGGGTGGCCGTGGGGGTGGGGTGATGTCGGTGCCACCCGCCAGGATGGGTGACGTGCTCCTCGCCGATGTCGCCGCTGCCAGCAAGGTGGTCGCTGCCACCCCCTCCCGGCGCGCCAAGGTGGCCGCACTCGCCACCTGCCTGGCGGCGGCCTCCGCCGGTGGGGACCCGCGCACCGTCTCGGTCGTCGTGAGCTACCTGACCGGTGAGCTGAAGCAGCGGCGCACCGGGATCGGGTACGCCGCGCTTCGCGAGGCCGCCACCGTCGAGCGCGCAGACCGGCCCACGCTGACCGTGCTGGAGGTCGATGACGCCTTCGAGACCGCGGCGGCACTGTCCGGCTCGGGGTCGCAGTCCGCGCGCCGCGACCTGGTTCGCGGGCTGCTGTCCCGGGCGACCGCGGACGAAGCCGCACTGCTGGTCGCGCTGGTCTCGGGCGAGCTGCGGCAGGGGGCCCAGGTCGGCGTGCTGCTGGACGCGTTGGCCGTCGCGACGGGTGCTGCGCCCGCGGCGGTGCGCCGGGCGATCACCCTGAGTGGCTCGGTCGGCGAGGTGGCCGTCGCCGGCCTGCTGCGCGGGCCGGGCGCCCTCGGCGACTTCACCCTTCAGGTGGGTCGCCCGCTGTCGCCCATGCTCGCCAAGTCGGCCCCGGACGTCGCGACCGCCCTGGCCGGCCTCGGTGGCTGCGCCATCGAGTGGAAGCTGGACGGCATCCGGATCCAGGTGCACCGCGACGGCTCGAAGGTGGCGGTGTTCACCCGCACCCTGGACGACGTCACGGACCGACTGCCCGAGGTCGTGGCACTAGCGCGGTCCCTGCCGGTCGACAGCGTCGTGCTGGACGCCGAGGCGATCGCGCTGCGACCGGACGGGCGCCCACGCCCGTTCCAGGAGACCGCGTCCCGGGTCATGACGCAGGCGGCCAGGACCGATGCCGCGGCGGAGCGGACGCCCCTGACGACCTACGTGTTCGACGTGCTCGCGCTGAACGGCACCGACCTCACGGACGAGCCGTTGCGGTCGCGCCGAGCCACGCTCGAGTCCGTCGTCCCGGCTCGGGCGGTCGTACCGCACCTCATGGTGCCGAACGACGACCAGGCGGTCAGCCGGGCCGAGGCCTTCGCACAGGAGGCCCTCGACCAAGGTCACGAGGGCGTGGTGGTGAAGGAGCTGGACGCGCCCTACGCCATGGGCCGGCGCGGCGCGGGGTGGGTCAAGGTCAAGCCGGTGCACACGCTCGACCTCGTCGTCCTCGCGGCGGAGTGGGGTCACGGCCGGCGCACCGGTCGGCTGTCCAACCTGCACCTCGGAGCCCGGGACCCGGCAGGCCGGTTCGGACCGCCGGGCGGGTTCGTCATGCTCGGCAAGACCTTCAAGGGCCTGACCGACCAGTTGCTCGCGTGGCAGACCGAGGAGCTGCTCGCCCGCGCCGACGGGGACAGCGACCAGTGGGTGGTGTCGGTCCGGCCCGAGCTGGTGGTCGAGATCGCCCTGGACGGCGTGCAGACCTCCCCGCGGTACCCGGCCGGCATCGCGCTGCGGTTCGCCCGCGTCGTCCGCTACCGGCCGGACAAGGTGGCCACTGACGCCGACCCGATCGAAGCCGTCGAGGACCTGCGTCCCGACTGACGGCCCGGCTGCCCACATCGCGGACATCCGCCGGCTCCGCTCGGCGCGGACCCAGCCACCTGGGATCATGAAGACGCCCACCCCTGATGACACCGACCACGGAGGCCACGTCGTGACCCTGCCCAGCGACACCGACGCCAAGCTCGCGCAGTACGCCCATCCCGAGCGCCTGGTCTCGACCGAGTGGCTGGCCGAGCACCTGGGCGACGAGGGGCTCGTGGTCGTCGAGTCCGACGAGGACGTGCTGCTGTACGACAGCGGTCACATCCCCGGTGCCGTCAAGGTGGACTGGCACACCGACCTCAATGACCCGGTCACCCGCGACTACGTGGACGGTGCCCGGTTCAGCGAGGTCCTGGGCCAGCGCGGCATCTCCCGCGACACGACCATCGTGGTCTACGGCGACAAGAACAACTGGTGGGCCGCCTACGCCCTGTGGGTCTTCACGCTCTTCGGCCACGAGGACGTGCGCCTGCTGGACGGCGGCCGCGCGAAGTGGCTCGCCGAGGAGCGCGACCTGACCCGCGAGGTACCGCAGCCGACCCCCGCGACGTACCCGGTGGTCGAGCGCGACGACTCGAAGATCAGGGCCTTCAAGGACGACGTCCTGGCGCACCTGGGCGGCAAGCTGATCGACGTCCGGTCCCCCGGCGAGTTCAGCGGGGAGCTGCTGCACATGCCCAACTACCCGCAGGAGGGTGCCGTTCGCGGGGGGCACATCCCCGGTGCGCGCAGCGTCCCGTGGGCCCGCGCCGCCGCCGAGGACGCGACCTTCCGCTCCCGTGAGGAGCTCGAGGCCATCTACGAGGGCGAGAAGGGCCTGACGTCCACCGACGACGTGATCGCCTACTGCCGGATCGGCGAGCGCTCCTCGCACACCTGGTTCGTGCTGACCCACCTGCTCGGCTACGACTCGGTACGCAACTACGACGGCTCCTGGACGGAGTGGGGCAACAGCGTGCGGGTGCCGATCGAGATCGGCCCCGACGCGCCGTCGGGCAGCTGATGAGCGACGAGCGAGCCCCGCTGCCGTCGGCGATGGCCGAGCTGGCCGAGGACTTCCATGCCCTCGGCCCGCAGGACCGGCTCCAGCTGCTGCTCGAGCTCAGCGACGAGCTGCCCGCGCTGCCCGAGCGCTACGCCGGGCACCTCGAGGCGATGGAGCAGGTGCACGAGTGCCAGTCCCCGTTGTTCCTCGCGGTCGAGACCGACCCTGAGTCCGTGCACGTCTTCTTCGACGCGCCGCGGGAGTCCCCGACCACCCGCGGGTTCGCCGGCATCCTGCACACCGGGCTGAACGGGCTGACCCCGGCGGAGGTGCTGGCGGTGCCGGACGACGCCCCGTACCGCTTCGGGCTCGCCGAGGCAGTGAGTCCGCTGCGGCTTCGGGGCATGGTGGCGATGCTGTCCCGGATCAAGCGGCAGGTCCGCGCGCAGACGGCCGACTGACGTCCTGGTGGCCCCGCTCGGCTCAGGCGGGGTCGTGGGCGGTCAGCTGGTGCACGACCTCCAGCGCGGCGAAGTGCACCGTGCTCAACGGGTGGATGCCGTCGACCAGTGGGCGCTCCCCCGCGACGACCACCCGCTGCCCCTGCCGGGTGAGCGCACGCATCGCGACGTAGCCGGCGCCCGGCAGGGCAAGGCTGTCCGTGGGCTCGAGGTCCTCGAGCCGCGACTGCAGCACGAGCAACAGGCCGATGACGGCGGCGCGAACGTCGACGTCCGCCGCGCCGCCGCCGCTCGAGTGCTTTCCGGTGCTGGTGAACAGCTCGGCGCTGCCGCCGGCGAGCGCCACGAGGGTCGAACCGCCCCACGGCAGGCCGGTCTCGACGACGGCGGCCCAGACGTCGGGCAGGCGGGGTGTCGGCGTCCAGTCGACGGCCTGCGGTGTGCGGGTGAGCACGTCGAGCCGGTGGGCCTCGTACTCCGCCCTGGGGTCGCGCAGCGCGGCGCGCCGTCGTCCGAACACGTGCTGACGGTAGCCAGTCGTCAGCGCAGCGACATCACGGGCTCGCCGAGCGAGGTGAGTCCGGTGCCGGTGCGGACGCACTCGCCGCCGTGTGGT
This DNA window, taken from Angustibacter luteus, encodes the following:
- a CDS encoding sulfurtransferase, giving the protein MTLPSDTDAKLAQYAHPERLVSTEWLAEHLGDEGLVVVESDEDVLLYDSGHIPGAVKVDWHTDLNDPVTRDYVDGARFSEVLGQRGISRDTTIVVYGDKNNWWAAYALWVFTLFGHEDVRLLDGGRAKWLAEERDLTREVPQPTPATYPVVERDDSKIRAFKDDVLAHLGGKLIDVRSPGEFSGELLHMPNYPQEGAVRGGHIPGARSVPWARAAAEDATFRSREELEAIYEGEKGLTSTDDVIAYCRIGERSSHTWFVLTHLLGYDSVRNYDGSWTEWGNSVRVPIEIGPDAPSGS
- a CDS encoding SufE family protein, yielding MSDERAPLPSAMAELAEDFHALGPQDRLQLLLELSDELPALPERYAGHLEAMEQVHECQSPLFLAVETDPESVHVFFDAPRESPTTRGFAGILHTGLNGLTPAEVLAVPDDAPYRFGLAEAVSPLRLRGMVAMLSRIKRQVRAQTAD